ATGGAGAAGGTCACGGTTGATGCATCGTGATGAATGACGTGATATCAGGGAGCGTTGAGCGTTGACGAAGAAGCGAAAAGAGTGGGTCATGGGGGCGGTGGTTTCTTTGGCCGCGATTCTTTTGTGTCTCGTCCTTGGAGAAGTTGTCCTGAGTTTTGTCCTGCCAGATTGGGGGACATTCCGGTATCAAGCCGATGAGGATATTGGATTTAGGCTTGAGCCCAGTGAAAAAGCGATGGTGAATGAGCATGGATTTCGAGATTATGTCTACTCCAAGCAGAAACCATCCCATGTTTTTCGAATAGTGGGCATTGGAGACTCTCAGACGGCAAGTTGTGGGTTTACTGCAATCCCCAATGCCTACTTGAAAGTGCTGGAGAAGAATCTCGGGTCTCTAGGAAATGCCGAGACGACCTATGAGGTCTTGAATATGGGAGTTCCCAATTATACTCCCTATGAGTATCTTCACATGTTTACCAAGTATGGGGTGCAGTACGATCCCGACCTGGTTCTTGTCGCGTTGTATGTGGGGAACGACATTCAGGCGATCCCTCAAAATAAGGACTATATTGTTTTTGATGGAAAATTAATATCTCGACAGGCCTTGAATCTGGCCGACCATTCTGAGTTCGAAATCCGGGTGTGGAAGTGGTTTCATGAGCGAAAACTCTATCGCATTCTTCAGCGGGCACAGTATGCGAATATTTGGCAGGCACATGATTCCGCAGGGCAAAGAGGATTTAATCGGCTGTCTATCTTTTTGAAGGAGCAAAGTCGAACGCCATCCGACCAGGAAAGCACGCGTGTCGCGTGGGATGACGTACAAACGAACCTTCTTCATATTCGCAAGGCCGTTCATGACATAGGTGCACGTTTACTGGTCGTGATCATTCCCGAGGAGCATCAGATCAATGTCCCACTACGGAAAACGTCGCTCCAACAATTGAAGGCCCAGGCAATCGATTATGATTTTGAGCAATGGAACAGAAAACTCATTGAGTTTGGAGCGGCACACGATATACGCATTCTTGATCTGACTCCTGGGTTGGCGAAGGCTATTGAACATGAAAGGCTCTACTTTAAGAATGACATTCATCTTAACGAACGTGGTCATCAATTGATGGGAGAATTCATTCTGGATTTTCTCGTTGAACAGCATATGTTGGCAACTCAAGGAAAAGCCGCCTAGTGGTCTTACGAGAGAAAAACGTGTGTCTAGTGCCCCATGGCCCATGTGTTCGATAGAAATTCATGGGATAGTGTGATAAGTCTCTTGAATCGTTTTCCTGAAGTCTGGTCCGATCAGGCAACGGAATGTTTCACCGCGTCCATGAAATCTTGCCTTAGCCTATTCACCTGATTATTTCTCCCCACGGACCTGATACCCTTATCCCAATGTTCTTGGAGGCTACGAGGACACGCTGTTAGTTGATGGGGCTTGCCGTGAGTGTCAGGAACGATGCCTTCTCTCCCCGTGCTCTCCCACAGTGTTGACAGAGCATATGTGAAATGCAGAAAGGGTTACTCTCCTTGAGACCGTCTGGAGTTTTTGCAAGAGTCCTGATTGCCTTGGGTGTGGTCTTTCTCGTGCTGGGAGTCCTTGGTTCGGTCGTTCCTCGAACCCCAATCTTAGACCGTCAGCAAGCCGTCATTTTTGAAAACGAAAAGCTCCGCGTCGTGCTTGATGGAATTATCGAAGGGCTCAATCCACTCTTCGTACGAAATGGCATTCTCTATGCGATGGAGGATCATTATTTGTACGTGAGTACAGATGGTGGGGAAACCTTTGAGCAACGAGGAAAACTCCCCAAGGACGATGATTCGTTCCTGGCGAAAATGAAGGATATCATCGCTCGAAACAGATGGGTCCGTTCTCTCAGACGAAACCGCTCGGTGGAGAATCTGGCCGTGTTGCCCACAGGCACGATTATTGTTGTCTATGATCAGGTGTACCGGTCAGACGATGGTGGAATGACATTTCACTCGGTTTTCAAGTATCCAGATGACATTCTTCCGCCCTTTATGGCGGGATTGGCTGTGAGTCCGGATGGAGATGTGTATTTCGGAGAATATGATGCCGATGCACGTCCGCATGAGATTAGCATCCTCAAAGGGGAAAATGATGGGAGGTCGTGGCGCGAGGCTTACCGATTTCCTTCCGGACAGATCTTTCATGTTCATTCCCTGATCTATGACGAGTATAGGGATGGCTTGTTGATCGCCACCGGGGATCATGATCAGGAAAGTCATCTGTATTTTACGAATGATGATTTTCAGTCTCTACGGGAGCTTGGAGGGGATAGTCAGGATTGGAGGATCGTGTCACTTGTTCCCACGAAGGAAGCTTTGTACTGGGGGTCGGACAACGACCGGACTGGTGCCGGCATTTTTCGTTGGGATGTTCAGAAGGATTCGCTGAAGCAGCTGAAATTTATCGGGACCCCGAGTTACTTCTCCACTTGGCTTAAAGATGGTACGGTGGTGATATCCACGGCTTACGAGCCGAGGTCTGAGTTTACGAAATCCTCTTCTCCTCCACCAACTATTGCCTTATGGGCATCCCGTCATGGACAAGAATGGTTTGAAATCATGCAGTATGACTCGCTTGCCAAGCTGGACCCCAATGATCCTACGCGAGCAAGTTTTGCCTTGCCTGATGGTGATGGCAGTCTCGATGCTCTTATTGTGACAGCCCATTATACCGTGAACAATGATTTTGCGTTGCATCGGTTGGAGTTAGAGTGGAAGGAATAATCTTTTTCACCATCGGGCGGCCAGGTGAAGAACCTCGCCACGAACGTGAGAAGACGGCGTGTCTGAGGAACGTTTTATGAGTAGGAATGGTCGCCCCATAAGTTTGCGACAGACCAGGATCGTCTCAAGAATTTGAACAAAGGGCAGTTGAGTGAAGACAGAAAAACCGTTAGCAGAAGTTCTATTGGGCGGTGCCGCATGGATGATGGCGATGCGGTGGGGGGTCCGACTGATTGGTTTAGCCAGCACCGTAATCTTGGCGCGACTCTTGATGCCGGAAGATTTCGGTATGGTGGCCATGGCGATGGTCTTTGTCGGTTTGGTTACCCAACTGTTGGACTTTGGTCTCGAGTTTGGTTTGCTACGTAATTCACATGCAGAGCGTCGCCATTATGATACCACCTGGACCATCCGTTTGCTCCAGATGGCTGGCATCGCGGTGTTGCTGGTTCTCGCGTCACCATTGATCGCCTCGACCTATGATGAACCACGCGTGATTCCCATACTGTGGGTGATAGGACTAGGGGCCTTTGTCCGAGCGTGGGAAAACATCGGAACGATAGACTTTCGAAAGCACTTGTTGTTCGACCAAGATTTCAAATTTAACATTTATATTAAACTTTGGGGGTTCCTTGTCACGATAGGGTTGGCGTTTTATCTTCGCAGCTATTGGGCTCTGGTGTTAGGCACGCTCTTTAATAATTGCGTCGCGGTCGCGTTAAGTTACAAAATGTCATCTTACCGGCCACGCTTTTCATTCGAAGCCCTTCATGAAGTGTTTGGGTTTTCACAGTGGATGTTAGTCCGAGGACTTGCGAATTACACGTTTGGGCGGGGCGATGAATTTATCGTCGGTAAAATTTTTGGTTCGATCAGTTTAGGGTATTATGCCGTGGCCAAGAATATTTCTCATATGGCCACTGCGGAGATTATGTCTCCTATTTCCAGGGCGTTTCTTCCAGGGTTTTCGAAATTTGAGGATGATCCGACTCGGCTCGCCTCTGCCTTCGTTCGAGCCATTGCCGGGATATCCTTGTTGGTCGTACCCGTTGGACTAGGGTTGTCATGTGTGGCTTCTGAAGTCGTGCCTCTCGTATTGGGAGAAAAATGGTCACAGGCGACTCCGTTTTTACAATTATTACCGGTCGCAGAAGTCATCATGGCGATTCATGCGCTTGCGGGAAGTTTAGTGATCGTCATCGGTCGAGTGAAGATGTTGGCGGGGGTCGCCTGGTTGCGAGCCATGATGATGTTGTGTTGTGTTTATGTTGGCTATCAATGGTCGGGGCTGCTGGGAGTCGCCTATGGCATGATTGTGAGCTCGATTTTTTCATTTTTCGCCTTAAACAGCGCGGCAATCCACGTGAGCCAGGTTGAGTGGGGAAACGTGTTACGTGCGTTAATACGTCCTCTGCTATCAGGACTGCTTATGATCGCGATGGTGTATGAAGTCCATAGTGTTTTGGTTCTTCCATCATTGCCGTTGTTGATCGTGAAAGTTGTTGCCGGGGCTTTGACCTATCTGTTAGGAATTTTTGTGTTGTGGCGAATGTTTGGAGGTACACAGTCTATAGAGATGGAGCTCATGACGATGATTCGCCAAAAGCTGAAATGGAATTGAAATCTGAATGCCTCGGTTGCGGCTTTTCCTATGAGGGGCCTTCGCATGCCTTCAGGAGCATGTCCACACATTGGAATTGCTCATGTTTTGTGAATGAGCGTTTGAATGGTTTCCTCTAAGAGGGTTGTGCGGTTTTCCCAATTGTTGAGTCGGGCTGTTGCCTGGCGTTGTTCCTTTGTGCCCCTTCCGCCGTTATTGATCGCGTCATCGATGGCATCGAGCCATTCTTCTTTGCTATTGGCGGAGGCCACGACATCTTGAAACGGATCGATGGCGGCTAACGGCGAACTGACGACAGGAAGTCCAGTGGCAAGATATTCATGCAATTTTAAAGGATAGCAAAACTTGGCCCAACGTGCGTTTTTCGAATGGGTGGCGTAAATCATGATGTTCACATCTGTGCGAGTGATATAAGCTGGCAGTTCTGTAGGATCTTTGGCTCCAAGGTAATGGACATTGGGCAGCTTTTGAATTTCCTGAATTGCGTGCAGCCAGACATCTAGCCCATTGCTAGATGAAGCGCTCGCGAGTAAGCCGTAATTGGCAATTAGGCCGATAATGATAAAGTGGTAATGAGGACGTGTGAGCGCGAGTTCATACAGCAGAGGCAGATCGATTTTGGCGGTTAGTCGACCAGCGTAGCAGACGCGTGGATGAGGTATCTGCGCTAAGTCATCGGGATACGAAGCATTGGTGCCATTAATAAAAGTCTCAGCATCAGCTCCGTTGGGAATAATGACCGCACGCTCATGATGTGAGGAGGGGAGGCAACTGGCCATGGCCTGGCCGGAAGCGATGATCAGATCGGATTGGTCGGCTAATTTCTCAAAAATCATCTGGTCGTTGGAAGTCCACCCGGGTTCTTCAGGATAGGCATCGCGAACATGAAACACGAGGTAATCTGGTTTGAGGGCTTGGACGTATGGATAAAACGAAGGATGAAAGATATAACCAATCAGCGGCTGTTTGTGCTGACCATTTTGTCGATTGTTCTCTAGAAGAAGGCGCTTCAGTTTCCAGGCATGTAAGAAATCGCATAGTTGACGCCAGGGGGCAATCACAGGCCATGACGCGAGCACTTTCCCGGGCACATCGAGGGTGACGCCATTGGCCGAGTCATGACTGGGCCAAAACGGTAACGTTTTAAACGGCGCATCATTGCGGTCCCACAAGGTGCATTGCCCCTTGCTGTAGACGATATTCCAGCCGCGTTGAGCGAGACGAGACAGGAGCTGTTGCCGGTTCATCCATGGACCTTGCCACGGGTTAATGTCAAAGGCAATGATGTTTCCTTTGTTAGGCATCTAAAGCACTCTATGATGTAGGATCTGCAACCATGTACCTTGTCCTAAATCGAATGCGACGAATCATTCAGAGGCGGTTCAACATGCATGCGATCAAAGATGGTACAGCCCAACGTACTGATCGACAATTCGCTACCCATCCACTGTACCATGTGCCGGGAACGATTTCATGTCGTCTTGTCAATATTGCTCGGAGTGAAGGGTGGAAACATTAAATGTTTTTTCGAAAATTGAAAGCCTCATATTCCGTAAAGATTGGAGAAGAGTGAAGCCGATACTTCAATGAGGTCAGCGTTTGCCTGCGCAACATCTATGCGCAATCGGTAGCTATGTGCAGGAACCCCTCAACTTGCTTCTTTTGCAATCGTTGTTATGATTGAGTCGGATGGTCATTCAGACCATAATAGGTTCCAAGTATGTCGTCGGTTGGTCGGATTGCATTTGAGGAGAGGCCCTGCCTCATCAGACATGAAAAGTCGGTATGTCGTACCTGGCAAGGAAGGCGTGAATGACGAATGAGTGTCGATGAACTGGTCATGGATAGTTTGAGGCTGCCTCGTGCAATCAGTGCTGACCTCCTGTGCCCGATCTGTAAGTATTCGCTCATAATTCGGCCAGGTGGTGACTGTGCATGTGCCAATCCCGAATGTTCGACAACGTTTCCGATCGTTGACGGATGTCCTGTGCTCATTAACGAAGCCAATAGTGTTTTTTCGATCGATGATTACGTCGCGAGAAATATCACGACGATGGATATGCGTGAAATAGGCGAGGTACAAGAATCCATGTTCGGAAAAGTCAAACGCTGGGTGGCTCGCTTGACGCCTTCCATATCGCGTTCGGTCAATACGTTTCCGCCTAAGAAGGCTCTGGAAGAAGTGCTAGCGAATGTTGGACGTACCCCCAGAATATTGGTCATCGGATCGGGCGATGCGGCGATCACCCTCGAAGGAGCATGTGAGTTAATCTATAGCGACGTCGCTATAGGCCCACTGACGCAACTTGTTTGTGATGCTCATGATATTCCTTTTCCCACCGGCTATTTTGATGCGGTTATGGCTGTCGCGGTTTTTGAGCATGTCGCTGATCCTTACCGGTGTGTGAACGAAGTTCGACGGGTACTGACCGACGACGGGTTTGTGTACTCCATTACGCCATTTATGCAGCAAGTCCACATGGGCCGCTTCGATTTCACGCGTTTTACCTACCTTGGTCATCGTCGTCTCTTCCGGTGGTTTACGGAAGTCCGTAGTGGTGTCGCGAATGCTCAAGGCATGGTGCTAGCTTGGAGTATCGAGCGTTTTGTGTCCGGATTTAGCGACAACGCGAGAATTCATTCTGTCCTCAGGTCATTGTCTCGATTTCTCGCGTTTCCTTTTCTGTTCTTCGATCAAATCCTCGCTCGGAAAGCCGGTTCATTCGATGCCGCCTCTGGATATTATTTTTTTGGAAGAAAAAGTGATCATGCATTGTCTGATCGGGATCTGATAAAGGGCTATAGAGGCATGGTTCATGTTGATCATTCTTGAAAAGAGCTTGGTTCCATTTATTTTACTCGTACAGCGCTTCCTAGAAGGCCGATAAAGCACTAAAATGGTGCTGTGGCCCTAAAAAATCGATCATGATAAGTACCTTCATTCTGCAACACATGGTGATGAACAATATTTTAGAAGATAAGCGTAGTATATGGATGAGGACTTTTTTAGCATAATTGAGCTAGAAGGTTTCGAGAGATGGACGGGGTTTGCCCTTAGGAATAGGTATATTTCTACCGATACCAGAGCTATAGAGGTGTGTTTTATCTGGAATTTTAATGTCTCAACAAAGAGGACGTGATGAAAGTTAGCATTTTTGGACTGGGATATGTGGGGGCCGTTTCCCTGGGGTGTCTGGCTCGTGACGGACATCAAGTAGTGGGCGTGGATTTAGATCAGACCAAGTTGGACTTGATTCGGAAAGGGGCCACCCCCATCATCGAAGAAGGCATGGAAGAGCTCATGCGCCATGCCGGATCATGTGGCCGGGTAGAGGTGACCAATAATGCCTCGGATGGTGTTCACCGTTCTGAAGTGTCGTTCGTGTGCGTTGGGACTCCAGCACGTTCCAATGGTAGCCAGGATTTAACGGCCATTCAGCGTCTGAGTGAACAAGTTGGCGAGGCGATGCGAACGAAGACGGATTATCATGTTTTCGTCATTCGATCAACAGTATT
The genomic region above belongs to Nitrospirales bacterium and contains:
- a CDS encoding SGNH/GDSL hydrolase family protein → MTKKRKEWVMGAVVSLAAILLCLVLGEVVLSFVLPDWGTFRYQADEDIGFRLEPSEKAMVNEHGFRDYVYSKQKPSHVFRIVGIGDSQTASCGFTAIPNAYLKVLEKNLGSLGNAETTYEVLNMGVPNYTPYEYLHMFTKYGVQYDPDLVLVALYVGNDIQAIPQNKDYIVFDGKLISRQALNLADHSEFEIRVWKWFHERKLYRILQRAQYANIWQAHDSAGQRGFNRLSIFLKEQSRTPSDQESTRVAWDDVQTNLLHIRKAVHDIGARLLVVIIPEEHQINVPLRKTSLQQLKAQAIDYDFEQWNRKLIEFGAAHDIRILDLTPGLAKAIEHERLYFKNDIHLNERGHQLMGEFILDFLVEQHMLATQGKAA
- a CDS encoding lipopolysaccharide biosynthesis protein, whose translation is MKTEKPLAEVLLGGAAWMMAMRWGVRLIGLASTVILARLLMPEDFGMVAMAMVFVGLVTQLLDFGLEFGLLRNSHAERRHYDTTWTIRLLQMAGIAVLLVLASPLIASTYDEPRVIPILWVIGLGAFVRAWENIGTIDFRKHLLFDQDFKFNIYIKLWGFLVTIGLAFYLRSYWALVLGTLFNNCVAVALSYKMSSYRPRFSFEALHEVFGFSQWMLVRGLANYTFGRGDEFIVGKIFGSISLGYYAVAKNISHMATAEIMSPISRAFLPGFSKFEDDPTRLASAFVRAIAGISLLVVPVGLGLSCVASEVVPLVLGEKWSQATPFLQLLPVAEVIMAIHALAGSLVIVIGRVKMLAGVAWLRAMMMLCCVYVGYQWSGLLGVAYGMIVSSIFSFFALNSAAIHVSQVEWGNVLRALIRPLLSGLLMIAMVYEVHSVLVLPSLPLLIVKVVAGALTYLLGIFVLWRMFGGTQSIEMELMTMIRQKLKWN
- a CDS encoding glycosyltransferase, which encodes MPNKGNIIAFDINPWQGPWMNRQQLLSRLAQRGWNIVYSKGQCTLWDRNDAPFKTLPFWPSHDSANGVTLDVPGKVLASWPVIAPWRQLCDFLHAWKLKRLLLENNRQNGQHKQPLIGYIFHPSFYPYVQALKPDYLVFHVRDAYPEEPGWTSNDQMIFEKLADQSDLIIASGQAMASCLPSSHHERAVIIPNGADAETFINGTNASYPDDLAQIPHPRVCYAGRLTAKIDLPLLYELALTRPHYHFIIIGLIANYGLLASASSSNGLDVWLHAIQEIQKLPNVHYLGAKDPTELPAYITRTDVNIMIYATHSKNARWAKFCYPLKLHEYLATGLPVVSSPLAAIDPFQDVVASANSKEEWLDAIDDAINNGGRGTKEQRQATARLNNWENRTTLLEETIQTLIHKT
- a CDS encoding class I SAM-dependent methyltransferase, which translates into the protein MSVDELVMDSLRLPRAISADLLCPICKYSLIIRPGGDCACANPECSTTFPIVDGCPVLINEANSVFSIDDYVARNITTMDMREIGEVQESMFGKVKRWVARLTPSISRSVNTFPPKKALEEVLANVGRTPRILVIGSGDAAITLEGACELIYSDVAIGPLTQLVCDAHDIPFPTGYFDAVMAVAVFEHVADPYRCVNEVRRVLTDDGFVYSITPFMQQVHMGRFDFTRFTYLGHRRLFRWFTEVRSGVANAQGMVLAWSIERFVSGFSDNARIHSVLRSLSRFLAFPFLFFDQILARKAGSFDAASGYYFFGRKSDHALSDRDLIKGYRGMVHVDHS